Proteins co-encoded in one Sulfolobales archaeon genomic window:
- a CDS encoding Rieske 2Fe-2S domain-containing protein yields the protein MGVKRRDVIRYMAALGVAGAIGSLVIPTIRYVTPPAISGAAKYPRSQLFFSNGEPVRASRLPVNTPYFFFYPLKDTQAILVNLGDANNNPVEVKPIELPVTMYPLKDFSLAAGGTDKPIEGPPNASKYRFPGGVGPTRSIVAYSFICQHLGCIYPQLRFHKPGEPTSLRTNPPEIGQRGGVFHCRCHGSVYDPYRGAAVLLDPAIHPLPDIILEWDQSTDYLYAVGVVGPTIFGKVCNLCGDVVGDRVTVYTAEEFAQLALA from the coding sequence GTGGGGGTTAAGAGGAGAGATGTTATAAGATATATGGCAGCCCTAGGAGTAGCAGGTGCGATAGGCTCTCTAGTAATCCCCACAATAAGATATGTTACACCACCAGCTATAAGTGGTGCTGCTAAATACCCAAGATCACAGCTATTCTTCTCCAACGGCGAGCCCGTAAGAGCATCTAGACTACCTGTTAACACACCATACTTCTTCTTCTACCCCCTCAAAGATACACAGGCAATCCTAGTCAATCTCGGGGATGCCAATAACAATCCTGTTGAGGTGAAACCTATAGAGCTACCGGTAACTATGTATCCCCTCAAGGATTTCTCGCTAGCTGCTGGAGGCACCGATAAACCTATAGAGGGTCCTCCAAATGCTTCTAAATACAGATTCCCAGGAGGCGTTGGCCCAACAAGATCTATTGTTGCGTATAGCTTTATATGCCAGCATCTGGGGTGTATATATCCGCAGCTAAGATTCCACAAGCCGGGAGAGCCTACAAGTCTTAGAACAAATCCACCCGAGATAGGGCAGAGAGGAGGGGTATTCCACTGTAGGTGCCACGGATCCGTCTATGACCCCTATAGAGGGGCTGCAGTGCTTCTAGACCCAGCTATCCATCCATTGCCAGACATAATACTCGAATGGGATCAATCGACTGATTATCTATACGCCGTAGGTGTTGTAGGACCAACAATATTTGGGAAGGTATGTAATCTATGTGGAGACGTGGTTGGGGATAGGGTTACAGTATATACTGCAGAGGAGTTCGCACAGCTGGCATTGGCCTAG
- a CDS encoding cytochrome bc complex cytochrome b subunit has product MARSNIVERIWNWIVDRANLREIPFRRVPYTYFDLDHWLGAIVASAFAWLAITGLLLLIWYDASNPYNSTMRIVNEIPYGKLLLPSHLYAAHLMILSAYIHMFRNFFKAAYKKPRELLWIVGVLAGVMTLNTAFLGYVLVGDITSSDAINVGKGVVTGVFGTDLGNYLLALLFGTSASETYKRVLAFHIISAGLLALLFVIHLALFEAYGPPADPKESRWKASLSIINQMRKDLAPWFPTNFLYILYMTGITWGLLLVLLSMALSFENIHPLISPLPGPPAGVETEHPPYPPWFFLFLYKVADFVFLSIQNPITISLGPLSITIPESPILVPFIVGVVLPLIYLILVPFLDRSDERHPLKRPIHTAIGAMIVVYLIQATIWGALTPGEPIHLDRALAVMIPPMATVAIGIYLLSKRHAGIRVGRASIARGEAALYVGVLLLIASGATLAIRSWESIMITKELDNIVSIALGALGSGVGLMILSIIPRTSVSASNSSADPNTRVRAEAIGTAVEVERDTPTWMVILGGFYLLIIIVSAIALAYIDPIARASAIASSLAVIMLALAGISHMAYRTTNVLPYSSDYVELKPHIAIIILMLMSIIGLIPR; this is encoded by the coding sequence ATGGCTAGAAGTAATATAGTTGAGAGGATATGGAATTGGATAGTTGATAGGGCTAATCTGAGGGAGATCCCGTTTAGAAGGGTGCCTTACACATACTTCGATCTAGATCACTGGCTAGGCGCTATAGTAGCATCAGCCTTTGCATGGCTCGCCATCACAGGCCTACTACTATTAATATGGTATGATGCCTCAAACCCCTATAACTCTACTATGAGGATAGTTAATGAAATACCATATGGAAAGCTCCTCCTCCCATCCCACCTATATGCGGCGCACCTCATGATCCTATCGGCGTATATACATATGTTTAGAAACTTCTTCAAAGCAGCATATAAAAAGCCGAGGGAGCTGCTATGGATAGTAGGTGTTCTAGCAGGTGTTATGACCCTCAACACAGCCTTCCTAGGCTATGTGCTAGTAGGTGATATAACATCGTCAGATGCTATTAACGTTGGAAAAGGTGTGGTAACAGGGGTCTTCGGAACAGATCTAGGTAATTACCTCCTAGCCCTCCTCTTTGGCACAAGCGCTAGTGAGACATATAAAAGGGTTCTAGCATTCCACATAATATCAGCAGGCCTTCTAGCCCTTCTCTTCGTAATACACCTAGCCCTTTTCGAGGCATATGGCCCCCCTGCGGATCCTAAGGAGAGTAGGTGGAAGGCCTCCCTCTCTATAATAAATCAGATGAGAAAAGATCTAGCCCCGTGGTTCCCAACAAACTTCCTATATATATTATATATGACTGGCATCACATGGGGCCTGCTATTGGTTCTACTCTCAATGGCTCTTTCCTTCGAGAACATACATCCCCTCATATCACCCCTCCCAGGGCCTCCAGCAGGTGTCGAGACAGAGCATCCCCCATACCCGCCATGGTTCTTCCTATTCCTCTACAAGGTAGCTGACTTCGTCTTCCTATCTATTCAGAACCCCATAACAATCTCGCTCGGCCCCCTATCAATAACGATTCCAGAGAGCCCGATATTAGTGCCATTCATAGTTGGAGTCGTGCTCCCACTCATCTACCTAATATTAGTACCCTTCCTGGATAGAAGTGATGAGAGGCACCCCCTTAAAAGGCCTATACATACAGCTATAGGTGCTATGATTGTTGTATATCTAATCCAGGCAACAATCTGGGGCGCTCTAACACCTGGAGAGCCTATACATCTTGATAGAGCCTTAGCAGTGATGATCCCGCCTATGGCTACTGTTGCGATAGGCATATACCTCCTCTCAAAGAGACACGCGGGGATCAGAGTGGGTAGGGCGAGCATTGCTAGGGGAGAGGCAGCGCTCTATGTCGGTGTTCTCCTATTAATAGCATCTGGAGCAACCCTAGCCATTAGATCCTGGGAGAGTATAATGATTACTAAGGAGTTAGACAATATAGTCTCCATCGCTTTAGGGGCTCTGGGGAGTGGTGTGGGTCTAATGATACTCAGTATAATTCCGAGAACAAGTGTTAGTGCTAGCAATAGCTCAGCAGATCCTAATACCAGGGTTAGAGCGGAAGCAATTGGAACAGCTGTTGAGGTGGAGAGGGATACTCCAACATGGATGGTTATACTTGGAGGTTTCTACCTCCTCATAATCATAGTGTCTGCTATAGCGCTAGCATATATAGATCCCATAGCTAGGGCGAGTGCCATAGCCTCATCCCTAGCTGTAATAATGCTGGCCCTCGCAGGGATTTCCCATATGGCGTATAGAACCACGAATGTTCTACCATACTCAAGCGATTATGTAGAGCTGAAGCCACATATAGCTATTATAATATTAATGCTAATGTCTATCATAGGATTAATCCCTAGATAA
- the moaA gene encoding GTP 3',8-cyclase MoaA, translating into MVLANKDQHSYEYNRYIVDRFGRPFTIMRISITHDCNFKCFFCHMEGEDPYSKEYLTPEEIGIVAEAASRLGVKRFKITGGEPTLRRDLPEIIEEIRRRAGAEDISMTTNGVLLEALAKRLRDAGLDRVNISLHSVDFDKFYKITGTRLLDRVLRGIDAAINAGYKQVKINMVILKNFNEDDVWKLIEIVREKNIVLQLIELHPVGEGRKVFSKYHTFLDELENELAKIARMRVRRELHNRPIYYLDGGGAVEIVRPVKNPLFCAACTRIRLTADGYLKPCLVRNDNLVPIKNILRMDISREEKIKLVIEALLAANSLREPSAYWRIGLDFEKMVYRYLGNGMDNQLTARIRLEIPKRPMLPNIRYIFGGNGDRPDHIGKKHIIGESNKYVIEEL; encoded by the coding sequence ATGGTGCTGGCTAATAAAGATCAGCATAGCTATGAATATAACAGATATATTGTGGATCGCTTTGGAAGGCCCTTCACAATTATGAGGATAAGCATAACCCATGACTGTAATTTTAAATGCTTCTTCTGCCACATGGAGGGTGAGGATCCATATTCGAAGGAATATCTCACCCCTGAGGAGATAGGGATAGTGGCTGAGGCAGCTTCGAGGCTAGGTGTTAAGAGATTCAAGATAACCGGGGGTGAGCCAACCCTCAGGAGAGATCTCCCAGAGATTATAGAGGAGATCAGGAGGAGGGCTGGAGCTGAGGATATATCTATGACCACAAACGGTGTTCTACTAGAGGCTCTGGCTAAAAGGCTGAGAGATGCAGGGCTTGATAGGGTTAACATAAGCCTCCACTCAGTCGATTTCGATAAATTCTACAAGATAACAGGTACAAGGCTACTCGACAGGGTCCTACGTGGGATAGATGCAGCTATAAATGCTGGGTATAAACAGGTGAAGATCAACATGGTGATTCTGAAGAACTTCAACGAGGATGATGTGTGGAAACTTATAGAAATTGTTAGGGAGAAGAATATAGTGCTCCAGCTTATAGAGCTACACCCAGTTGGTGAGGGGAGGAAGGTTTTCTCTAAATACCATACATTCCTAGACGAGCTCGAGAACGAGCTTGCAAAGATAGCTCGAATGAGGGTTAGGAGGGAGCTGCATAACAGACCAATATACTATCTCGATGGTGGAGGAGCTGTGGAGATAGTAAGGCCTGTTAAAAACCCCCTCTTCTGCGCAGCATGCACCAGGATCAGGTTAACAGCGGATGGCTATCTAAAGCCCTGCTTAGTTAGAAACGATAACCTAGTACCTATAAAGAATATACTTAGAATGGATATCTCTCGGGAGGAGAAGATCAAGCTAGTTATAGAGGCTCTTCTAGCAGCCAACTCTCTGAGAGAACCATCAGCATATTGGAGAATAGGCCTTGACTTTGAAAAAATGGTCTATAGATATCTCGGCAATGGCATGGATAATCAATTAACCGCTAGAATAAGGCTCGAGATCCCTAAGAGACCTATGCTGCCTAATATCAGATATATATTTGGAGGAAATGGGGATAGGCCGGATCATATCGGTAAAAAACATATTATAGGCGAAAGCAATAAATACGTTATTGAAGAGCTATAG